Proteins from one Bradyrhizobium amphicarpaeae genomic window:
- a CDS encoding GatB/YqeY domain-containing protein, with translation MLRDDINNAVKEAMKAKDERKLSTLRMVNSTIKNADIDARGQGKPPLSDADLLGVFQKMIKQRQESVELYDKGGRAELAQQEREEIAVISAYLPKQMSDDEVKKAIADAIGETGASGMKDMGKVIAVLRAKYAGQMDFGKASGLVKAALSG, from the coding sequence ATGCTGCGCGACGACATCAACAATGCGGTCAAGGAGGCCATGAAGGCCAAGGACGAGCGCAAGCTGTCCACGCTGCGCATGGTCAATTCGACCATCAAGAACGCCGACATCGATGCGCGCGGGCAGGGCAAGCCGCCGCTGTCGGATGCTGACCTGCTCGGTGTTTTTCAGAAGATGATCAAGCAGCGGCAGGAATCGGTCGAGCTCTACGACAAGGGCGGCCGCGCCGAGCTCGCGCAGCAGGAGCGCGAGGAGATCGCGGTGATCTCGGCTTACTTGCCCAAGCAGATGTCGGACGACGAGGTGAAGAAGGCGATCGCGGATGCGATCGGCGAGACCGGTGCGAGCGGCATGAAGGACATGGGCAAGGTCATCGCGGTGCTGCGCGCGAAGTATGCGGGGCAGATGGATTTCGGCAAGGCCAGCGGCTTGGTGAAGGCGGCGCTGTCGGGCTAG
- a CDS encoding alpha/beta fold hydrolase gives MDRTTPIVLVPGLASSARIYAQMIPALWRFGPVMVANHIRDDSMAAIARRILSEAPPRFAVAGHSMGGYIAFEIMRQAPERVAKLALINTQARPDTAEATARRRGLMERASRGELHAIREESFPELVHPSRRNDADILKLVHAQDEDVGVEGYLRQQTAIIARVDSRPTLSAIKCPTLVLTGDADNTIPNALSKEMAEGIPGARLLILDRCGHLPQPEQPEATLRALSQWLGSEVV, from the coding sequence ATGGACCGGACGACCCCGATTGTGCTGGTTCCGGGCTTGGCCTCCTCGGCCCGGATCTACGCCCAAATGATCCCCGCGCTCTGGCGGTTCGGCCCGGTCATGGTCGCCAACCATATCCGCGACGACAGCATGGCGGCGATCGCCCGCCGCATCCTGAGCGAGGCGCCGCCGCGCTTCGCAGTCGCCGGCCATTCCATGGGCGGCTACATCGCGTTCGAGATCATGCGCCAGGCGCCCGAGCGGGTGGCGAAGCTCGCGCTGATCAACACCCAGGCGCGGCCCGATACGGCGGAGGCGACCGCGCGCCGCCGCGGCCTGATGGAACGTGCCAGCCGCGGCGAGCTTCACGCGATCCGCGAGGAGAGCTTTCCGGAGCTGGTGCATCCGTCCCGGCGCAACGATGCCGATATTCTGAAGCTGGTGCATGCGCAGGACGAGGATGTCGGCGTCGAGGGCTATCTGCGGCAGCAAACCGCGATCATCGCTCGGGTGGATTCGCGCCCGACGCTGTCAGCCATCAAATGCCCGACGCTGGTGCTGACGGGCGATGCCGACAACACCATCCCGAATGCGCTCTCCAAGGAGATGGCCGAGGGCATCCCCGGCGCAAGGCTCTTGATCCTCGATCGCTGCGGACACCTGCCGCAGCCGGAACAGCCGGAAGCGACTTTGCGCGCGCTCTCCCAATGGCTCGGAAGCGAGGTTGTCTAG
- a CDS encoding epoxide hydrolase family protein, giving the protein MTAIKPFRIDIGDDILADLKSRLARTRWPGAELVDDWSQGAPLKWIQEICTYWADGYDWRAREARLNRFEQFTTEIDGLDIHFIHARSKEPSALPLIITHGWPGSIVEFQKVIAPLTDPAAHGGNPADAFHVICPSLPGFGFSAKPTTTGWGVDRIAATWAKLMDRLGYARYGAQGGDWGSAVTTSLGAQDAPHCAGIHITLAFNAAPKLEGEPTAEEKRALAGLKHYADLDSGYSKQQSTRPQTLGYGLTDSPSGQAAWILEKFWAWTDCDGHPENILTRDELLDNVMLYWATETATSSARLYWESFGKRRTTPVVKVPTGVAVFPKEIITPVRRWMEPNFHDITHWSEMEKGGHFAAFEQPELFVRDVRKFFATVR; this is encoded by the coding sequence ATGACCGCCATCAAGCCCTTTCGCATCGACATCGGCGACGACATCCTCGCGGACCTCAAATCGCGTCTGGCCCGCACGCGCTGGCCGGGAGCTGAACTCGTCGACGACTGGAGCCAGGGCGCGCCGCTGAAATGGATCCAGGAAATCTGCACCTACTGGGCTGATGGCTACGACTGGCGTGCCCGCGAAGCAAGACTCAATCGCTTTGAGCAATTCACGACCGAGATCGACGGCCTCGACATCCACTTCATCCATGCGCGCTCGAAGGAGCCGTCGGCGCTGCCGCTGATCATCACCCATGGCTGGCCGGGCTCGATCGTCGAATTCCAGAAGGTGATCGCGCCGCTCACCGATCCCGCCGCGCATGGCGGCAATCCCGCCGATGCGTTTCACGTGATCTGTCCCTCCCTGCCGGGCTTCGGCTTCTCGGCCAAGCCCACGACCACCGGCTGGGGCGTCGACCGCATCGCCGCGACATGGGCCAAGCTGATGGACCGCCTCGGCTATGCGCGCTACGGCGCGCAAGGCGGCGATTGGGGTTCGGCGGTGACGACCTCGCTCGGCGCGCAGGATGCGCCACATTGTGCCGGCATCCACATCACGCTCGCCTTCAACGCCGCGCCAAAGCTCGAGGGCGAACCGACGGCGGAGGAGAAGCGCGCGCTCGCGGGCCTCAAGCACTATGCCGATCTCGACTCCGGCTATTCCAAGCAGCAATCGACGCGCCCGCAGACGCTCGGCTATGGACTGACGGATTCGCCGAGTGGGCAGGCGGCCTGGATTCTGGAAAAATTCTGGGCCTGGACCGATTGCGACGGTCATCCCGAGAACATCTTAACCCGGGACGAACTGCTCGACAACGTCATGCTCTATTGGGCGACGGAGACGGCGACGTCCTCGGCGCGGCTCTACTGGGAGAGTTTTGGCAAGCGCCGGACCACGCCTGTCGTCAAGGTGCCAACCGGCGTTGCCGTTTTCCCCAAGGAGATCATCACGCCGGTGCGGCGTTGGATGGAGCCGAACTTCCATGACATCACGCATTGGAGCGAGATGGAGAAGGGCGGCCATTTCGCCGCGTTCGAGCAGCCGGAGCTGTTCGTGCGCGATGTCAGGAAGTTCTTTGCGACGGTGCGGTGA